The genomic interval TCCTCCTTCACATTCGCGTTCGAAAAATACTTCTCCATGCCGCTACGTTACGTCTCACACAGTAGCGCGACTGGTCTGCCAACTTAGCTAAACTGATAGGTAACTACTAGCATATAAATCAGTCCATGAACACTTGCCTTCCGAGCGTAATTGCTTAACTTCTGACACCAGTTGTAACGTTCTCCGTTACTCGGACAGGAAACCATTTTCATAAACCAGCATTTATTAGGTACAGCACTTGGTCGCCATTACGGGCCGCGACTTGCCAATATCAGTCCTTGTTTTTTCCTAGAACTCCCGCGAACTTCACACAACAGATAAAACAACACTGTAactttttctgctgctcaggcgTGCCCGCCCCCCCTGCAGCGCCTCTACAGGCAGTTAACATAAAATACAGCAAGGCACAGAGACAATACAATGCacacaaaacattaacataGACCTGAACACAGGACATTAcagtattgtagcaggtcacaaaactgatttcgtgattcttttatgcattttgtccacgtaatgaaattatcctgacacataattaattccgtaaactgctgactcacgaaatgaattgtagcaggtcacaaaactgatttcgtgattcttttatgcatttcgtccacagaatgaaagcatatgtcactgaatgcatttcgtaagttgttaagttactattgcgtagacggaatgccttctgtaacacaacacaataattctgtggacgaaattgaaataggatgcacagaatgatgcgtgtaggtgcattccgtatttacgtagacagaattacttttgaccaaacatttcgtctacgacagtgaatactgcattcagcattatgtccacgaaaggaaaaggccaccagtcaatttcgtccacgaaatgatgtgctctcttcaatgtttcgtggacacaatgcaaaccaatttgtgcattccgtggacaaaaggcgttacgatgtaacatggtttcgtaatgaatatatgtatttcgtcACACGAAAGTCATTTTGTCCATgaaataaggcatgttacatttggcgccccatagaataatgcttaactatgtgtttgtacaactttaacattgtggaagacttacatgcaaaaacacactggcatttaaagactgaacaaccatttccattgattcaaagggccaaaatgaaaaaatagacaccaattagcaacaaaccagtctgaaataagccTGAGAAATGTACTAACTCTTTGAAAACAATGCAatattctaaaattccatgttaagttagatggggtcagatattctttagaatgcttattttacaacattctaattacagttttgtcagtatttgctgaagcataatgcataaaacaaccctcattttaacatatttccaccaactggattttcatggactttaACTATGTGTTTagatcaccaattgaaatataaaaatgtgaaaataaattctgttgcaattagttttgggtcagaccttactttgcctggactaggcctatatactatactatatatttatatatatattatatattatagtattttattatatggctcttcgcaatgctagtagaacgctccattgacttgaaagGGATTTTCCAAAGTTGTAACGGTAAATAAATTCATgcaattaccgctgcaaacatataattaccgctgtcaatggcaacgggttttgtgcttctgatacgtctttcatatcactacgcaaggactggaacttcattcaaacgtgaaagcagacggttgatcagctgtgttctaaagaatgtgttgttgcgaactatgtgtttctcagcaaatgccacgatgaacggtaacaaataggctaggttatgaaggctaaagtcatatcgtggggagtttattatttcgttttggcaagtagccgtataataagcgggataatgtatagaacgccggtcattaatgtgaaaataagtcccttcagggcggaacaagaccggttcgccctgtcgggacttattttcccagtaatggcgttctatacattatcccttacatatgcaTATAGGCTACACTACCAAAAGTTTGGAGATTGAAGATGTTACCAAGGGGAAAGAGGTAGATGATGAGGGGGCGCTAGTGAGCCATGGCGTGGTAGGTCGCTTCCCTTGATAGCTCCAGCATGGTTTGATTAAAATGGTATTATAACCTGATATCTTGGACATTATATCGCACAAGTGATACTTAAATATACACTAGACGACGTTTTCACTCATTGGGAGCCAAGATGAAAACAGGCAAACAGTCTCAAGGCAGAAAGAAAGACGGAGCTAAAGCTGCAGATACAGAGGAAGCTAACACCTCCTCGATGAACCATGCTACAATCCTGGAAGCTATCGGGTCAATCCATTCTGATCTCCAGTTCACTAAAATGGAAATATGTCAGACTATTGACACTCGAATCGCGGAGATGGCATCTGCGATTAGGGGAGAACTGTCTACTTTCCAAACGGAGATTCGTGCTGATATAACAACACTGCAGGCTTCCACTGACCAACACAGCGAAACTATCACGGAGTTGGAGCAGTCAGCCTCACACAGTTCGGATGCTATCGTCAAACTCCAGTCAGAGGTGAAACGTCTGTGCACAGAAGTTGACCGTCTTACAGAGAAATGTGCTGACTTGGAGGGACGTTCAAGGAGACAAAATGTGAGGATTGCGGGGTTGGCAGAAGGCTCTGAAAAGGGCATGGATACTGGAAAATTTGTATCTGGGCTCCTGAAAGACACGCTGTCATTGGAAGAGCAACCGTTGGTGGATCGTGCACACAGAGTTATGCGGAGGAGAGCGGAGGGTGAAAACCCGCCGCCTCGCGCTCTTATTGCACGACTTCACTACTACCAAGATGTTGCAAAGGTGCTTAAACGAGCTGCCGATTTGAGAGATCTTTTCTTCAACGGACAAAGTATTCACATCTTTCCCGATTTTACTCCTGATGTGGTGAAGTGTGTCGTGGAAATCATCCACTTCCcaaaacctccaatccaactagcactctgatgtcaaagacccgaaggagaacaccaagacgagagatgctgaatactgttgatcctttattcaccgtactGCAGTGagaatacaatccaaacagcgtcaggactggaccatcaggcaatagagtgatgagtggcagctgctaccccgatgagatctgatctgaatgtgcctgagctctctcttttatgctctcaggggcctgagaggcgttcctatcaccaggaacgtcaccaggccccttctagccaatcagaacgttttgggacttgagatattggtggaaactccttctcataaaatgtgtgttgctaggcagaatacatgtgtccaggttctatgtgtaatctgttgccaggcagtgtacgttttgatttggttctatgtgtcacttcaactttggtttcacttcctctctctggaaggtccctgcctctcctcttctgctaGCCCCTTCTATTTATGCCCTTCTGGTAAGCACCTTTCTCTCCCAGGCCCTGTCTTGTTTACTTCCACTCTTAGCCTTTGACAgtccagtctcatgacttccagtaaatgttgcataacagctgcacaaacaatgttctcataGTAGATGGAAGGTCTCCTTAATaaaccagtacacacacaagtattattattatcatgtctagataaaatcaccacaagtgctagcctggcgggccatcctatatcattgaaatgtatagtctggaatcgaaccattcacctcgcttaatccaaggggcgggcagagaattgtctttcaaactgcctaggcatgcaataggccagcgcgacgaccatatccgtatccggtcggcaaaacggcaaatacatccttcttcgaaaggaatgacttaagtgcattgtgttgctcaactttcaaagaaaagcacaagtccaactcctccaaagttgacgccaacgccgattcaaacaaccgctcttcgttcgccatagccaccttccttgttgttcaccgtcgcaggactgtcgttatcctgttaagcccgccttaagactaacaaaatagagcgctgtgattgaataacatccacggtgttagccaatatggtttgatactaaACGTACAGGCtgagtaaattaatttgccgccgctagggtgcgtctagatttctaggctagccgcCATGTCCATGTGAAAGTTAacgtagtagtagtggtaagagcatagacagtaaaagaaatggacgaacagactccgtcgttctcaatgggagggcactgagtcatttttcagttggtccccccagtactgcgcagactcgcacttaactttgtgacgttagccatcgaactgaatcttgtaactcatatgatatatacacagaaattcttctcacacttccttcgccttcagtcatcaaagttaaacatttatttatgtattattattaatatcatcctcacaagtgatattaagtcgtgttaatgttgaaactaccacacatgatcatcttcaaaaacagtcatggtaaaacaaaacaaaaaagttatagcttctagccttgaagctaatcttctttccacttttctgacctacggtcaatccattgaaaacctctgaaatgattatcgtTAGACTACCTAACGGTAAAACTAAcgtttttcattaggtttacttgcctctatgctttaccttaacatacaatgctattgtaggctacatagctttgttcacGAGTTCCCGTGCTGGCTGGACtacgcttcttatccaaacaatacggttatctcccttcaGTGTGTTAGCTTCCCTTCAACCGGACATGCtaaacattcttcttacgggaacctaacgttacgtacgaggtagtcgagtcttgttttgccttttattgtttatgtagataacaCAGAAGCTAAAATATCGGCAcatgatatatgttatatgaagttatgggagttcaaaaaaatcctaaatgaatgggcgttctatggggttagcagagaGTTGATAACCACCGCTACATCGatgcttctacttccgggaattcgcctgcccccttgggtaAGAGTCAGTGGGGCtgggcaaagattctagaagctTTGGGCGTGGCCAAATTAGCTGCAGATCATGAATATGTAATGAGCAGCAGAAAACAGCACACTCTGGAAGGGGCTGAAACAGAGGGTAATAGAGGTAGGTAACAATCGTTTCCTACACGCTATTTCCACCAAACAACTTCAGAAACATGTTTTCTGGAACTCAAAGACCTATTTGAACTTGTTGAAAAATTTAAGATTTACCTGAGACTAATTCATCAACTTAGAGACATTTAAGCTATGTAacatacatttataaaataTGCTTGACAGTTTAtgacaagtaggcctagttatGACAACGTACGTGTGCATGTATGAAGAGAAGACGATACCTATTTATTCTATTGTACATGAGATGCCAGGGCCAATTTATTGTCCCAGTCCAGCCATGAACCTGGCAAACAGGTTTGAAAAGTATGCAGGTATAGGAGTATCTATTGTACAACTACTTTGCCAGTTTCTCTTTTTGGATCCTTAAAATACTGTATATCACTAACCAGATTTACGCTGAGTTTGCTATTAAGGAAGAAGGAATAAATACAGACCAAATCCATTATTAATTATGCTTACATTTTAAGCATCAATAAAGACATTTTAATAAGTTAATGACTAACATTTGTTTCCATTTACATTTTATTGAGCTCCCTAGCCAGGAGATTAAAATTTCTGTCATGGACTAGTCAGCCACTACAATGACCCAATTCATATCATTTGACAGATCCTGGCCATCCTGCGCAGTGATCATTACAGTCACCTGAGATAGGGATATAGATATACGGGGCGGGGCGGTTGGTTGGCATCCAACCTCAGAACAATACAATCCTGAATGTCATTCTGGAGTAACAGCCAGAGCAAGTACCTCATAAGGGCACAGTTTGCAGGTGTTCTACACTTCCATCAAAGGGTAAGGAAGCTTATACCATCTTATATGAAATGAGGAGGAAAAATAGAGGAAAAATGACTTGAAAGCATTTGGGTTGGATTTTTTGCTCGGAGAATTGTGACTTGACCTCACTATCATATTCTTCAACCTCCCTTGCAACAGCACAAGAGACGAATTTTACTCATTAAAAATAGGCAAGTTCATTTATgaccagtggtggaggaagtactgaaactcagtacttaagtaaaagtacaaatacacagataaatatttactttagtaaaagtaaaagtaccacaatgacaaccctacttaagtaaaagtaaaaagtacctgcttttaaatgtactttaagtattaaaagtaaaagtatttgcataatgatttattctcttaatatctatattctaaaaggaaaaatcagtatgggctgtggcattttaattaagctagttttagattatactcgactagatagttttaagttaatgcaattgtgcttaccatctgtggcgcagtttacattctgacctacaattctagagactgtaattctggttatctactagggtgatctgctgagtaatatcattcagcaaaacacgagagcctgaagtttaacggggtagacaagggaaacgtcgggtggatcgtaatgccaattatgctgattgaacagaaacgttgctgagaaaggtgtctttatgattaagttcagtttcacttgcgcagacgcatagacattgaatgagctcTCACgttaccccccaattgtaggctatgcatctttatttaatcacacacaattaaggaatatttcctaatctggaaaatgttacgttttttccggccaccggttcattaatagtctaccattcatttgtgccgcaaatgatcagacgtgtgacagaagcatgggcatagcctgtaacttcgctgatccgcggatagcaatctcatcggagaggaggccctaacgctgcagataacagacagagaaaggcacagaacacagttgcatgtacagtgtagccatgggtctggtgaatatagcctaccgaatgcagatggctacaagctcacgctttgcctggtctagactagaagcttatgtttctaagaatgcacgtagcgctccagaatctttggtagcaaccccccggtaaaacaaacgtgtttgtcagagagaaaaaaaaaactgatcataaaatgtatcgtaaaaaggaacgatggtgttgtagaaatgtagcggagtaaaagtacagataattgctgtaaaatgtaacgaagtaaaagtcaaaagtatgcactataaattttacttaagtaaagtacaaatacgtggaaaatttacttaagtacagtaacgaagtatttgtacttcgttacattccaccactgtttATGACTAAATTAATGCTATAGAAACACCAGCCTGTGACATTTTCCTTCTTGCTCAACCATAGTAAGCAGTTCTATTAACTTATTTATGTGTTTCCTGTATTTTTTTCCGAGCTGATCTCATGAACACACTTTTTTGGGAGGTTGGGATTTTTAAAGATGACCGGCATGAAGGCATTAAAAGTCCAATGGTCCAGGTGTATGTCCATAAAAGtcatatatataagtatatatactcttttgatgccgtgagggaaatttggtctctgcatttatcccaatccgtgaattagtgaaacacactcagcacacagtgaggtgaagcacacactaatcccggcgcagtgagctgcctgcaaccacagcggagcgcggggagcagtgaggggttaagtgccttgctcaagggcactccaGCCGTgacccactggtcagggctcgaaccggcaaccctccggttacaagtccagagtgctaaccagtgggccacggctgcccataagAGGTCTGAAGTCCTATGACTGACCAAAGGATGTACAGTGCCTattgctaaagttgactaaaaagaggaataaaaaaaattatcttttggaaatggatcttaatgtcttaattaaaggtgctctaagcgaagCTGGGTAATGTcgcttctgttgactttcaaacaaaacagagagctagctcgctacttcctccccctccctcccgtgctgctcccgtgcaattgaaactctaggtttgcccaggttgtttttgttgccgtttttggagcctgtgctgtccacagagatcatgtttttttacagtgtattcaggacacagacagctagcagttggttaggtgatgtttgcttgcCCAGGGGCACAGGACCAGTAAGGGGCCCTGGACACAgtcaaaatattattttatcagacatcagacctttagttccttacatccaacaaaaacattttacctATGTTCATAACTTTGCAACTATTCAAATGGATGCAACAATATAATGAGTGAGAGTGGTCTgaggaggaagggagattaGAGATTGCAACTGCTGAGTGGTACTGTAATATGATTAAGCATCCAGTCTGTAttatttgatatttttttttatttgtgctaatttgttgttttgttttacagcAAAAATAATCGGAAAACTAATATGCTGGACTTCTGTAGCCACAGATGTACACTGCTGGCTGCCTTCTTTGTCTGTCTCACGCTTTTTGGCAGTTTGCTTATCCAGTGGCCACtgttttttaaaatgaaaatgaccTCAAGAATTGAAACTGAagtcattgacatgaatattaatgCCAAAAACACAACTGTTTTAGTGTGGTACTGGCCTTTTGGAGATAAATCTAGTGTGGATGGTAATGTGTGTTGGGAGAGGTTTGGCATACCAAACTGCAAGTTGGTGGACGATCGGTCCATGTTCTCTCAAGCAGATTTTGTGGTTTTCCACAACCGTGAGCTAATTCAAGGCCAACAAAGACTGCCTGTAGACCAGACCCGACCACGGAGGCAGAAGTGGGTATGGTTCTCACTGGAAAGTCCAGCACATAATGGTAATGTGAAGCCCTTTGCTGGGCACTTTAATTGCACCATGTCTTACCGCCGTGATGCAGATATCTATACACCATATGGCAGTTTGGTACCCCAGGACTTCGGTACTGGATTGACAGTTGAGGATTTCATACCAAAGAACAAGTCGTCTATGGCTTGTTGGGTTGTGAGCAATTTTGCAGCCCACCATAAGAGAACTGCTGTTTACAACAGACTGAAAACAATTATACCAGTGAATGTGTATGGTGGAGCACTGAATAAGCGCCTTGATGGTAATGTTCTGTTACCCACAATCTCTCACTGCTACTTCTACCTGTCTTTTGAGAACTCCATTTTCAAAGACTACATCACAGAGAAGTTGTGGTACAATGGCTTCATGGGTGGAGCAGTGCCTGTAGTTTTAGGTCCACCACGGGAACAGTATGAGGCGGTGGCACCAAAAGACTCCTTCATCCATGTGGACGACTTCCCCTCATTAGAGGAGCTTGGAAAGTTCCTGAAGAGTCTGGCGGAGGATAAGGAACGCTATGCCTCATACTTCAACTGGAAACTGAAGTATACGGTAAAGCGATTTGGCGATTGGAGGGAGGAATTTTGTAAAATTTGCCCCAAAGTCAGTAGCTTACAAAAGCATAAGGTCTATGAGGACTTACATACTTGGGAATGGCAATAAAATCAAAGGAATCAAAACACCAACAAAAAGTAATTGTCTGTGACCTGCACCTTTTTTCTTATCTTTACACAAAGTCTATACAAGGTCAAGGTGACTTTATTATCCCCAAGGGGCAATTATTTTCACAGCCAGCAGACAGACATAAGGAcaagacacacaaaaaatacataaaaatactCACAGTATCTAAAacacaataataaaaataaatatagttaAAACAGTTTTGGCAGACTGAAAAATGGAAACGGAAGTCGGGATAAAAGAGTTTCTGAGTCTATTGGACCTGCATCTGGGCATGGAGTACCTACGGCCTGAGGGGAGCTTAAACTGGCAGGACGGCTATGGTCATTAAAGggcaatgaaattaaagggcaaggccacattggtggacgccggggcttgaacccccaactttatgatgttaacccggctccctatcca from Alosa sapidissima isolate fAloSap1 chromosome 3, fAloSap1.pri, whole genome shotgun sequence carries:
- the LOC121706003 gene encoding alpha-(1,3)-fucosyltransferase 7-like → MLDFCSHRCTLLAAFFVCLTLFGSLLIQWPLFFKMKMTSRIETEVIDMNINAKNTTVLVWYWPFGDKSSVDGNVCWERFGIPNCKLVDDRSMFSQADFVVFHNRELIQGQQRLPVDQTRPRRQKWVWFSLESPAHNGNVKPFAGHFNCTMSYRRDADIYTPYGSLVPQDFGTGLTVEDFIPKNKSSMACWVVSNFAAHHKRTAVYNRLKTIIPVNVYGGALNKRLDGNVLLPTISHCYFYLSFENSIFKDYITEKLWYNGFMGGAVPVVLGPPREQYEAVAPKDSFIHVDDFPSLEELGKFLKSLAEDKERYASYFNWKLKYTVKRFGDWREEFCKICPKVSSLQKHKVYEDLHTWEWQ